The genomic region TTGGTGTGGTGATTCTGGAAGTGGCCGGGGGACTTCTTGCCGGCATCTCCTGGCGTGCAGCGTTCCTGATCTACCTCCTTGGAATTTTCATCTTTGCAGGGATTCTCTCAACCATGAAAGAGCCCGCCCGCATAAACACCAGATCTGAAGTCGCAGCCGACCGTGAAACAAAAACGGCTTCCGACAAAACCGCAAAAGCACCAGAAGAAACGTTCCCGGTAAGCCCCCTTCTCCTTGCATACATCACCCTGTTCATGGGCAACCTGCTCTTCTTCCTGATGCCGACAAAGTTCCCCTACCTGATAGCCCACATGGATGCAGCCCGGGTCATGGGTGAGAACGCTGCGCTTACTGCGGGGATATTCCTGGGAATCGGGGGCATGGCCTCAGCCATCCTGGGAATTTTTTACGGGAGAATTGCCTGGAGATTCCACCGGTACACGATCCTCACCCTGACCCTCTTCTCCTTTGGTATCGGCCTGTGCGCCCTCGGATTTGCCACATCGCTTGTCACCGTCGCGTTCGGGGTGATCATGGTCGGTATCGGCGAGGGTCTCCTGATGCCGACGATCCTGACCTGGATTGCGGCAATCACGCCACAACAGTTCCTGGGAAGAGCCATGGGCGGGTTCTCGGTATCCTTGAACATCGGCCAGTTTGCTTCCGCACTGGCGGTCGTTCCCGTCATTGCTCTTGTTACAACCTACGGCAACATGTTCCTTGCATTCGGGTGCCTGGCACTGGTGCTTGCCGTGCCGTATCTTGTCGCAATCATCAGACTGAAGTATTACCCGGCAGAGGCAGCCCAGGGTACCCTGCCCCTGGCAATCCAGAAATAAGAACAAGATCTGATTCGTTCAAAAGACAAGGCCCCCCATTTTTCCGTGCAGAAAGACGCGGGGCGATATGAGGTGTGCGAACCTACTGCATTCGCAGATGCGGAGTTTGCGCAATCCCCGTTCTTATCCGGAGCAGGAATCCCCGGCTAGTTTCTGATAATCCGGTGTTCGGCAGTCACTTCCCCGACCTCGGCAAACATGGCTGCGATCGGGCAGAGGCGGGAGAGCGTCTGTTCAATGATCGTTGAGACCAGGGTATCATCCGCATCGGCTTTGAGCGTAATGGTCAGATGGACATGATCGAAAAATGCGGGCATGGTCTTTATCCGGGTCCCGTGGATCGCAATCGTCATCGCTGAGGGGACGATCCCGTTGTCCCCGAGCGCAAGAAGGATCTTGACACCCACGCATCCCCCGAGCGAGCCGATGAGGTACTGGATGGGGTTTGCAACCTTCCCGTGTCCCCCCATGCCCACCGGGGCCTCCATCGGGAACGAGAGCCCGGACGATGTGACGGCAGTGAACGCACCGTCTCCATCATACGTAACGGTCATGTCGACCGGTTTCCACTCCATCCGCGATCGGTCCCAGGGGATCTCCGTGCTCATGAAATACCGGTTGTCGCTTACCCTTAATTAATCCGGCAAGTAGGGACAGATCCTTTTTGGGGGAGTGACAAACCTGAATAAAAAGGGGAGTCTTATGGGTGATTCTGACTGCTCATTACCCAGACTGCTGCAGTCCCGGGGGTTTCCCCGGTCGTCCACCACCGGGCTTTGTACTCCAGGCCATTGAGCGTCACGGTATCTCCCGCAGTGTAAACCGCGGCCGCATCCCAGGCTTCCGGGCTGGAACTTTCGGCACTCATATATTTCCAGACCGCTGATTTTCCGGGCATCTCGTTCCGGGTCCACCACTGGGCCGTGTATGTATTCCCCTCGTATGTAACCCGGTCGCCACTCACGTACGTTGCGTCAGCAGTCCATGCGGATACACCGGTTGTGGCAGTCACGACCGGGGTTGGTGTCGCAGTCACGGTCACCGTAACGGCAGGAGCTGGTGTCGTTGTTGCGACCAGGGATGAAACCGGTTTCCAGACACTGGCAGTCCCGGGGGTCTCCCCGGTTGTCCACCACCGGGCCTTGTA from uncultured Methanoregula sp. harbors:
- a CDS encoding MFS transporter; its protein translation is MSSTQFKPSKWTLLFLMLSAMMILMGGAAVAPALPLISQAFPEASDAAISLIVTLPALAIAITGIFLGMLSDRIGKIRVLAASVAIFTIAGTSGFYLNSVPAILVGRFILGIGIAGIICTTSSLIVSYYDGITRARVLGYQAAAMGLGVVILEVAGGLLAGISWRAAFLIYLLGIFIFAGILSTMKEPARINTRSEVAADRETKTASDKTAKAPEETFPVSPLLLAYITLFMGNLLFFLMPTKFPYLIAHMDAARVMGENAALTAGIFLGIGGMASAILGIFYGRIAWRFHRYTILTLTLFSFGIGLCALGFATSLVTVAFGVIMVGIGEGLLMPTILTWIAAITPQQFLGRAMGGFSVSLNIGQFASALAVVPVIALVTTYGNMFLAFGCLALVLAVPYLVAIIRLKYYPAEAAQGTLPLAIQK
- a CDS encoding OsmC family protein — its product is MSTEIPWDRSRMEWKPVDMTVTYDGDGAFTAVTSSGLSFPMEAPVGMGGHGKVANPIQYLIGSLGGCVGVKILLALGDNGIVPSAMTIAIHGTRIKTMPAFFDHVHLTITLKADADDTLVSTIIEQTLSRLCPIAAMFAEVGEVTAEHRIIRN